The proteins below come from a single Gimesia alba genomic window:
- the ilvC gene encoding ketol-acid reductoisomerase has protein sequence MAVTIYYDDDADLSLLKDKTIAILGYGSQGHAQAQNLRDSGCNVIIGQRKGSENYDLAVSHGFEPVSLAEATKQGDLVNILLPDEVQGDLYKSEILPNLSKGNLLLCSHGFNIHFNQVVPPAGVDAALVAPKGPGHLVRSEYVKGGGVPSLIALVDGAAESTRQLALAYAKGIGGTRGGVIETSFAEETETDLFGEQVVLCGGVSELVKAGYDTLVEAGYQPEMAYFECMHELKLIVDLFYEGGLNYMRYSVSNTAEYGDYSSGPRIITDETRKEMKKILTEIQTGEFAKNWLLENKANQASFKAIRRLNRQHPIETVGKELRRMMSWIDSKEV, from the coding sequence ATGGCAGTTACAATTTATTACGATGATGATGCAGATTTGTCTTTATTGAAAGACAAGACTATTGCGATTCTTGGCTACGGCAGCCAGGGGCACGCGCAAGCTCAGAACCTTCGCGACAGTGGCTGCAATGTCATTATTGGACAACGCAAAGGTAGTGAAAATTACGATTTGGCTGTCAGCCATGGATTTGAGCCTGTCTCTCTCGCCGAAGCAACAAAACAAGGTGATCTGGTTAACATCCTGCTGCCTGACGAAGTTCAGGGAGATCTCTACAAAAGCGAAATCCTCCCGAACTTGAGCAAGGGTAACCTCTTGTTATGCTCACACGGATTCAATATTCACTTCAACCAGGTTGTTCCTCCAGCAGGAGTCGATGCTGCTCTGGTTGCTCCCAAAGGCCCTGGACACCTCGTACGTAGCGAATACGTCAAAGGTGGCGGTGTTCCTTCCCTGATCGCACTAGTCGATGGTGCAGCAGAAAGCACTCGCCAACTGGCTTTAGCCTATGCCAAAGGGATCGGCGGAACACGTGGTGGCGTGATTGAAACCTCGTTTGCGGAAGAAACAGAAACAGACCTGTTCGGCGAGCAGGTTGTGCTTTGCGGTGGAGTCAGTGAGTTAGTGAAAGCGGGTTACGATACACTGGTCGAAGCCGGATACCAGCCAGAAATGGCCTATTTCGAGTGTATGCATGAATTGAAACTGATCGTCGACCTTTTCTACGAAGGCGGCTTGAACTACATGCGTTATAGTGTCTCCAACACTGCTGAGTACGGCGATTATTCCAGCGGGCCCCGCATCATCACTGATGAAACCCGTAAAGAAATGAAGAAAATTCTGACAGAAATCCAAACGGGTGAGTTTGCGAAAAACTGGTTACTGGAAAACAAAGCCAACCAGGCCTCATTCAAAGCAATCCGACGCCTGAATCGGCAACATCCGATTGAAACCGTTGGTAAAGAATTACGACGCATGATGAGCTGGATCGATTCAAAAGAAGTCTAA
- a CDS encoding radical SAM protein, which translates to MPSSSLPLHSQHQRTYHDNKFVYPVLSRRSKGISIGVNLNPDKICNFDCIYCQVDRREESETRFVGLDQLLDELDHMLKFVLSGEIYQDAKFTEVPQELRRLNDIAFSGDGEPTTYRNFDQIAQKVADLKQKHQADQVKMVLITNASMLHRDSTQAALNVFDKNQGEIWAKLDAGTESYFKTVDRTKIRFEQILENIALAARQRPIVIQSLFMLIDQKPPSEAEIDAYCARLNEVLKSGGEIKLVQVYTIARRTTEDYVSSLSSAQVDQIACKVREQTNLKTEVFYGNAD; encoded by the coding sequence ATGCCATCATCATCACTACCTCTGCACTCACAGCATCAGCGAACTTATCATGATAATAAGTTTGTCTATCCGGTACTGTCTCGACGCAGTAAGGGAATTTCGATCGGCGTTAATTTGAACCCGGACAAGATCTGCAATTTTGACTGTATTTATTGTCAGGTCGATCGCAGGGAAGAATCCGAAACGCGTTTTGTTGGACTCGATCAGCTTTTAGATGAGCTGGATCATATGCTGAAATTTGTCCTTAGCGGCGAAATCTATCAAGATGCAAAATTCACTGAGGTGCCTCAGGAACTACGACGTCTCAACGATATTGCCTTTTCTGGTGATGGAGAGCCTACCACATATCGCAATTTTGATCAGATCGCCCAAAAAGTCGCTGACCTGAAGCAAAAGCATCAAGCTGACCAGGTCAAAATGGTCTTAATTACCAATGCCAGCATGCTGCATCGAGACAGTACACAGGCTGCATTAAATGTCTTTGACAAAAATCAGGGAGAGATCTGGGCTAAACTGGATGCCGGAACGGAAAGTTATTTTAAAACCGTCGATCGAACCAAAATTCGATTTGAGCAAATTCTGGAGAACATCGCTCTGGCAGCCAGACAGCGACCCATTGTGATCCAGAGTCTATTTATGCTGATCGACCAGAAGCCGCCCTCAGAAGCTGAGATCGACGCATATTGTGCGCGATTGAACGAGGTCCTCAAATCCGGTGGTGAAATCAAGCTGGTTCAGGTTTATACAATCGCGCGCAGAACAACGGAAGACTATGTTTCTTCGCTCAGTTCTGCACAAGTCGATCAGATTGCCTGCAAGGTAAGAGAACAAACGAACCTCAAGACTGAGGTTTTCTACGGAAACGCCGACTGA
- a CDS encoding DUF4912 domain-containing protein, whose protein sequence is MSPTILKSLESQTRRDLAATAKSHGIAGWHGMRKQELVKAIAKIKMAKSKPKRKNTSSAKKSSPPPETPNPAAVPAFPSQTSSNMTPTEHQARIQKLLKFNGQSSHSEKLHPTTESTETKLNAQVKDSHWLLATWTITQGSLDRAKAALGAYWYQAVPVIRVYDITTNENSRTSKAYVKDVEIKIDSGLWYVQIDQPARSYKLQLGFVTPQNKFFGLVYSHKLTPPMPEVCEKGGKTKRALDSNYSATRSRRYTSRSENGGTPVSRLALPLTLDANGDSNGSRSKKAKKEFHVETELLIHGTSDPQSEVTLLGEKIPVSKEGRFALRLSLPNGRQVIPAVNTSSNKRRQQTIVLAIERNTKDLEPVQLDE, encoded by the coding sequence ATGTCCCCAACCATTCTAAAATCTCTCGAGAGTCAAACTCGTCGTGATTTAGCCGCTACGGCGAAATCTCATGGAATTGCCGGTTGGCATGGCATGAGAAAGCAGGAGTTGGTTAAAGCCATCGCAAAAATCAAGATGGCCAAATCAAAGCCCAAACGCAAGAACACTTCGTCTGCCAAAAAGTCATCTCCACCACCTGAGACTCCCAACCCTGCTGCTGTTCCAGCCTTCCCTTCACAAACTTCGTCCAATATGACTCCAACCGAGCATCAGGCACGAATTCAAAAATTGTTGAAGTTCAATGGGCAGAGTTCGCACAGTGAAAAACTGCATCCGACAACAGAATCGACTGAGACGAAATTAAACGCTCAGGTCAAAGATTCCCATTGGTTGCTGGCTACCTGGACCATTACCCAGGGGAGCCTGGACCGCGCCAAAGCAGCATTAGGTGCCTACTGGTATCAGGCGGTCCCTGTGATTCGTGTCTATGATATTACGACGAATGAAAACAGCCGAACCAGTAAAGCCTATGTCAAAGATGTGGAAATCAAGATTGATTCCGGACTGTGGTATGTGCAGATCGATCAACCAGCTCGCTCTTATAAACTGCAGCTTGGTTTTGTAACTCCACAGAACAAGTTCTTTGGCCTGGTTTATTCCCATAAACTTACTCCTCCCATGCCTGAAGTGTGTGAAAAAGGGGGAAAAACCAAGCGTGCTCTCGACAGCAACTATTCGGCAACACGTTCCAGGCGTTATACATCTCGCTCGGAAAACGGTGGAACCCCCGTTTCCCGTCTTGCACTTCCTCTGACGCTTGATGCGAATGGCGATTCAAACGGGTCTCGAAGCAAAAAGGCAAAAAAAGAATTCCACGTGGAAACAGAATTACTGATCCATGGAACTTCCGATCCGCAATCGGAAGTGACGTTACTCGGCGAAAAAATCCCCGTCAGCAAAGAAGGGCGGTTTGCACTTCGTTTGAGTCTGCCTAATGGCAGACAGGTGATTCCCGCAGTCAATACATCGTCTAATAAACGACGTCAACAGACGATTGTACTAGCGATTGAACGGAACACAAAAGACTTGGAACCCGTTCAACTCGATGAGTAA
- a CDS encoding AtpZ/AtpI family protein: MPRPDRRSQSPFVEAHRWVSRLTTVSLEMALPAFLGHWLDEKWGTSPWLTALGALLGFSVGMTHLLRMAKEAELKKRKKKDQPSQNAEKQDDGLE, from the coding sequence ATGCCGCGACCTGATCGGAGGAGCCAGTCACCGTTTGTCGAGGCTCATCGCTGGGTAAGCCGTTTGACAACGGTCAGTCTCGAGATGGCATTACCCGCTTTTTTGGGACACTGGCTCGATGAAAAATGGGGGACATCCCCCTGGCTCACCGCATTGGGCGCTTTACTCGGATTTTCTGTCGGCATGACACACTTATTACGAATGGCTAAAGAAGCAGAGCTAAAGAAACGAAAGAAAAAAGATCAACCATCACAAAATGCTGAGAAGCAGGATGATGGCCTCGAATAA
- the atpB gene encoding F0F1 ATP synthase subunit A → MAAGHADKFHHVRDFPHFELPGQFHLELPELFGFQVSKFMLLQLVAVVFLFLVFRGLAKRAAGGQVVTGRWWNFWESIVLYMRDEVVRPTIGFGHHHDDDHSHDHHQEQKVGHPADKYLPFVLSCFFYVLICNLLGVFPWLGSATGELNVTIALAFTTFCAVIFFGSKEQGPVQFWLSLAPPMELPLALKLVLVPMIWLIELAGFLIKHAVLAIRLFANIMAGHTVIAVFLGFIAMTADSGMWAIVMPSSIIAQILVGLLELFVAFLQAYVFAFLATLFIGAAVNPH, encoded by the coding sequence ATGGCCGCTGGTCACGCTGATAAATTTCATCATGTTCGCGATTTCCCGCATTTCGAACTTCCTGGTCAATTTCACTTGGAATTGCCCGAGTTATTCGGTTTCCAGGTTTCGAAGTTCATGTTATTGCAGTTGGTGGCAGTCGTCTTCCTGTTTCTCGTCTTTCGCGGGTTAGCCAAACGGGCAGCTGGTGGACAGGTCGTGACGGGACGCTGGTGGAACTTTTGGGAATCCATCGTCTTGTACATGCGAGATGAAGTTGTTCGTCCTACGATCGGTTTTGGTCATCATCATGATGACGATCACAGCCATGATCACCACCAGGAACAAAAAGTCGGGCATCCTGCTGACAAATACCTGCCGTTTGTTCTGTCGTGTTTCTTTTATGTATTGATTTGTAATTTGTTGGGTGTTTTCCCCTGGTTGGGGTCAGCAACTGGTGAATTAAATGTGACGATAGCACTGGCATTTACTACTTTTTGTGCCGTTATCTTTTTTGGATCTAAAGAGCAAGGCCCTGTTCAGTTCTGGTTGTCACTCGCACCTCCAATGGAGTTGCCTCTGGCATTGAAACTGGTCTTGGTTCCAATGATCTGGCTCATTGAGCTTGCTGGTTTTTTAATTAAACATGCTGTGTTGGCAATTCGTTTATTTGCCAACATTATGGCGGGTCATACCGTGATCGCAGTCTTTCTGGGATTCATCGCGATGACTGCTGACTCCGGAATGTGGGCCATCGTGATGCCATCCAGTATCATTGCCCAGATTTTGGTTGGCTTGCTGGAACTCTTTGTCGCGTTCCTGCAGGCATATGTATTTGCGTTTCTTGCAACTCTGTTTATTGGTGCTGCTGTCAACCCTCACTAG
- a CDS encoding ATP synthase F0 subunit C gives MIHALRIIYMTCVVVLATAIPAMAQEAPAAADAEAAVQETTNALPLGAIGAGIAIIGAGFGIGKIGASAVEAIARQPEAGGAIQTAMIIAAALIEGATFFALIICLGK, from the coding sequence ATGATCCATGCTTTACGGATTATCTACATGACATGCGTTGTTGTATTGGCCACAGCTATTCCTGCAATGGCACAAGAAGCACCTGCAGCTGCTGATGCTGAGGCCGCTGTTCAAGAAACTACAAATGCGCTTCCGTTGGGGGCCATCGGTGCTGGTATCGCAATTATCGGTGCTGGTTTCGGTATTGGTAAAATTGGTGCCTCTGCAGTAGAAGCCATTGCACGTCAACCAGAAGCAGGCGGTGCAATTCAGACTGCAATGATTATTGCGGCAGCGTTGATCGAAGGTGCAACATTCTTCGCACTTATTATCTGCCTCGGTAAATAG
- the atpF gene encoding F0F1 ATP synthase subunit B, translated as MFKSLFTSRCIIMLIIFSGMILGSGLIGSEASLYAADGAAHPEGAPLQWKTDLALWSFIVFIVFVIVLKSVAWGPLIKALDERELRVVTAIEEAESKQKESEELVKEHTRKIESAQDEIQAMMVEARSDADRIRQDILEQARNEAESIKAHAIDEIDRARELALKDLFDQMNGRVVDATEHVLGRALNESDRERLIEEALSQISSSSN; from the coding sequence ATGTTTAAAAGTCTTTTTACAAGCCGATGCATCATCATGCTGATTATTTTCAGTGGTATGATCTTGGGAAGTGGGCTGATTGGTTCCGAAGCATCCTTGTATGCTGCTGATGGCGCTGCACACCCTGAAGGGGCGCCATTGCAGTGGAAAACCGACTTGGCACTATGGTCATTTATTGTTTTCATTGTATTTGTGATTGTTCTCAAATCAGTTGCCTGGGGCCCTCTAATCAAAGCTCTTGACGAGCGGGAATTAAGAGTCGTCACTGCGATTGAGGAAGCAGAATCAAAACAAAAAGAATCAGAAGAACTGGTCAAAGAGCACACTCGTAAAATTGAGTCTGCTCAGGATGAGATTCAGGCAATGATGGTGGAAGCCCGTTCTGATGCAGATCGGATCCGGCAAGACATTCTCGAACAGGCTCGTAATGAAGCTGAGTCCATTAAGGCTCATGCCATTGACGAAATTGATCGGGCTCGTGAACTTGCTTTGAAGGATCTGTTTGATCAAATGAATGGACGGGTTGTCGATGCGACTGAGCATGTCCTGGGACGTGCTCTCAATGAATCAGACCGCGAACGACTGATTGAAGAGGCTCTGTCTCAGATTTCCAGTAGTTCAAACTAA
- the atpH gene encoding ATP synthase F1 subunit delta encodes MNDQKQVKTHIPSVMEDPGATSIAKVYAKAFLGAINESEKDSAIDEFTEFLNVAISQNPIFGTMLTSRSLNKEESLSLIDRVVAPHTSEVLANFLRVLVEHERLDLLEQIFSQITRLRDAETGKKAVVVRSAFELSDNTLASIKQRLSDTLGFSPVIETSIDQSVIGGLVIQVDDTVYDGSLRTRLKQLRGQLSNRSIHEIQSGRDRFSHPKGN; translated from the coding sequence GTGAACGATCAGAAGCAAGTAAAGACTCATATTCCAAGCGTAATGGAAGACCCCGGTGCAACGTCAATTGCCAAGGTTTATGCCAAAGCGTTCCTGGGGGCGATCAACGAATCTGAAAAAGATTCTGCCATCGATGAGTTTACCGAATTTCTGAATGTCGCCATCAGTCAGAACCCAATCTTTGGTACGATGCTGACATCAAGATCGCTTAACAAAGAAGAGTCGTTAAGCCTGATTGACCGTGTTGTAGCCCCCCATACATCAGAAGTTCTTGCGAACTTCCTGAGAGTTCTGGTGGAGCATGAAAGACTGGATCTGCTGGAACAGATTTTCTCACAAATCACACGCCTACGTGATGCAGAAACCGGCAAAAAAGCGGTTGTTGTACGCTCGGCCTTTGAGCTGTCGGATAATACTTTAGCAAGCATTAAACAACGCTTGAGTGATACACTGGGATTTTCTCCCGTAATTGAAACATCGATAGACCAGTCTGTTATAGGTGGTCTGGTTATTCAAGTTGATGACACAGTATATGATGGTTCTCTTCGGACTCGTTTAAAACAATTACGAGGACAGTTGAGCAATAGGAGCATTCATGAAATTCAAAGCGGACGAGATCGCTTCAGTCATCCAAAAGGAAATTGA
- the atpA gene encoding F0F1 ATP synthase subunit alpha gives MKFKADEIASVIQKEIEDFRGEIETSEVGRVLEVGDGIARVYGLSSAMAGEMVEFSNGVRGQVFNLEENSVGIIIFGDYLSIAEGDEVRSTGTLLSIPVGDELLGRVVDPLGVPLDGKGPIVATESRPLEVAAPGVAARQPVTQPMATGIKAIDAMTPVGRGQRELIIGDRKTGKTAIAIDTILNQKGKDVICVYVGCGQRAATIAGVVNQLTEHGAMDYTVVVSASASDPAPLQYIAPYAGAAIAEHYMYQGKHTLVVYDDLSKQAQAYRQLSLLMRRPPGREAYPGDVFYCHSRLLERSARLSDELGGGSMTALPIIETLEGEVSAYIPTNVISITDGQIYLEPDLFFAGIRPAINVGISVSRVGGNAQTKATKSVSGSLRLDLAAFRELEAFAQMGTELDKATQAQLDRGYRMVELLKQPQFNPMPMADQVVSLYAGTKGFFDSVPIPQVQEAETEMLQFIHDQYPEITDKITETGKLEEDTIEQLTSVLKTFVDQYLRKSA, from the coding sequence ATGAAATTCAAAGCGGACGAGATCGCTTCAGTCATCCAAAAGGAAATTGAAGACTTTCGCGGCGAAATTGAAACCAGTGAAGTAGGACGAGTCCTTGAGGTCGGCGATGGTATCGCACGCGTTTACGGGCTTTCTTCTGCCATGGCTGGTGAAATGGTCGAGTTTTCTAACGGGGTTCGCGGTCAGGTGTTCAACCTGGAAGAAAACTCTGTTGGTATCATTATCTTTGGTGATTACTTATCAATCGCTGAAGGGGATGAAGTTCGCAGCACAGGAACCCTGCTTTCAATACCTGTTGGTGATGAATTGCTGGGTCGAGTTGTCGACCCACTGGGGGTCCCCCTGGATGGTAAAGGCCCGATTGTAGCAACAGAATCCAGACCTCTGGAAGTTGCCGCTCCCGGTGTTGCCGCCAGACAACCTGTGACTCAACCTATGGCGACCGGTATCAAGGCGATCGACGCCATGACCCCCGTTGGTCGAGGCCAGCGGGAATTGATCATTGGTGACCGTAAAACGGGTAAGACCGCAATCGCCATTGATACTATTCTGAACCAGAAGGGCAAAGACGTCATCTGTGTTTATGTTGGCTGTGGTCAACGTGCCGCCACGATCGCAGGCGTCGTCAATCAACTGACAGAACATGGCGCAATGGATTACACCGTTGTTGTCAGTGCTTCTGCCAGTGACCCTGCCCCACTCCAATACATTGCCCCCTATGCTGGTGCTGCTATTGCAGAGCACTATATGTATCAGGGTAAACACACATTGGTCGTTTATGATGACCTTTCTAAACAGGCACAAGCTTATCGTCAGTTGTCATTGTTGATGCGACGACCTCCCGGACGTGAAGCATATCCTGGAGACGTATTTTACTGTCACAGTCGGCTCTTGGAGCGTTCTGCCCGTTTGAGTGACGAACTCGGAGGCGGTTCCATGACGGCCCTTCCCATTATTGAAACGCTGGAAGGGGAAGTCTCGGCTTATATTCCAACAAACGTGATTTCCATTACAGACGGCCAGATTTATCTGGAACCGGATCTGTTTTTCGCCGGTATTCGACCTGCGATTAACGTGGGGATCAGTGTTTCACGCGTCGGTGGTAATGCTCAGACCAAAGCGACTAAAAGTGTTTCCGGTAGTTTGCGTTTGGACCTGGCGGCCTTCCGTGAACTGGAAGCGTTCGCTCAAATGGGTACCGAACTGGATAAAGCGACTCAAGCACAGCTTGATCGTGGGTATCGAATGGTTGAATTACTGAAGCAACCTCAGTTCAATCCGATGCCCATGGCAGATCAGGTCGTAAGCCTCTATGCCGGAACGAAAGGTTTCTTTGATTCAGTTCCCATTCCGCAGGTTCAAGAGGCTGAAACAGAAATGTTGCAGTTCATCCATGATCAGTATCCGGAAATCACTGACAAAATCACGGAAACCGGCAAACTGGAAGAGGACACGATCGAACAATTAACGTCAGTACTGAAAACGTTCGTCGATCAGTATCTTCGAAAAAGTGCGTAA
- the atpG gene encoding ATP synthase F1 subunit gamma, giving the protein MAKARAIVKRLKAVKNIRKITRTMELIATARFKKAMDRASEAAAYTKKISELVADLSQANLEFHHPLLEKHESEQNSVLLILTSNRGLCGGYNSGVLKLALKRYQELKAEGQNVRLEVSGKRGIGFLKFQDIAAAETYTHFEDRPTFEEVDQLAARFITEYIEGKIDRLDVAYTEFVSSSKQQPVVQSLLPIGALESSTEAAETSQKYDYEFLPSAQEILEEIVPTAFKARLFKCFLDAAVSEQIARMVAMKGATENANEMVGSLSAQYNRARQTQITSEILEIIGGAAALE; this is encoded by the coding sequence ATGGCCAAAGCACGTGCCATCGTAAAACGATTAAAAGCGGTAAAAAACATCCGTAAAATCACGCGGACCATGGAATTGATCGCCACTGCGCGATTCAAGAAAGCTATGGACCGTGCATCGGAAGCTGCTGCTTATACCAAAAAGATTTCGGAACTGGTTGCGGATCTATCTCAAGCAAATCTTGAGTTTCATCACCCACTACTGGAAAAGCATGAGTCCGAACAAAATTCGGTCCTGTTAATCCTGACATCAAACCGGGGCCTTTGTGGCGGGTATAATTCAGGCGTCTTAAAGCTTGCCTTGAAACGTTACCAGGAATTAAAAGCCGAGGGACAGAATGTTCGTCTGGAAGTTTCGGGGAAACGCGGAATTGGCTTTTTAAAGTTTCAGGATATTGCTGCCGCAGAGACATATACCCACTTCGAAGATCGTCCCACATTTGAAGAAGTTGACCAACTGGCAGCCCGATTTATTACCGAGTATATTGAGGGTAAAATCGATCGTTTGGATGTCGCTTATACCGAATTTGTTTCGTCATCCAAACAACAGCCGGTCGTACAGTCACTTCTTCCGATTGGTGCGTTAGAATCTTCGACTGAAGCAGCCGAAACATCACAAAAATATGACTACGAGTTTCTCCCTTCAGCTCAGGAGATCCTGGAGGAAATTGTTCCGACTGCGTTTAAAGCACGGTTGTTCAAATGCTTCCTTGATGCAGCGGTGAGCGAGCAGATCGCACGAATGGTAGCTATGAAAGGCGCCACAGAAAATGCCAATGAAATGGTGGGTTCTCTTTCCGCTCAATATAACCGTGCACGACAAACTCAAATCACCTCGGAAATCCTTGAAATCATTGGTGGTGCAGCTGCCTTAGAGTAA
- the atpD gene encoding F0F1 ATP synthase subunit beta, with protein sequence MATTEASTSTAVGKITQIIGSTFDAEFPENQMPEIYNALVVNETIKDVVIKVTGEVQQHLGGGRVRCVALGSTDGMVRGMNVTDTGAPVSVPVGKETLGRVFNLLGDPVDGRGEVESDERWPIHRKAPALENLSAKTELFETGIKVVDLLTPFVRGGKAGLFGGAGLGKTVILTELIARIASAHGGYSVFAGVGERTREGNDLWLEMQETKIGQTDRSVIEQTCMVFGQMNEPPGARLRVALSALTMAEWFRDTTGTDTLLFVDNIFRFSQAGSEVSALLGRMPSAVGYQPTLGTELGELQERITSTKNGAITSVQAVYVPADDPTDPAPATAFSHLDAFIYLERKISEKGIYPAIDPLASSSRILDPQYVGERHYKVAREVQQTLQRYRELQDIIAILGVDELSEEDKLIVHRARRIERFLSQPFLVAEVFTGKEGKITPLADTIRSFEEICAGKWDHLPEAAFMYVGSVEEAEEQAKRMAED encoded by the coding sequence ATGGCGACAACGGAAGCCAGTACATCGACTGCAGTTGGTAAAATCACACAGATCATTGGTTCAACATTTGATGCAGAATTTCCAGAAAATCAAATGCCGGAAATCTACAATGCTCTGGTTGTAAACGAAACAATCAAAGACGTTGTCATCAAAGTTACCGGGGAAGTTCAGCAACACCTGGGAGGCGGTCGTGTGCGTTGTGTGGCTCTAGGGTCAACCGACGGAATGGTTCGCGGAATGAATGTGACCGACACGGGTGCCCCTGTTTCTGTTCCCGTTGGAAAAGAAACACTGGGACGCGTCTTCAACCTGCTGGGAGACCCAGTCGATGGTCGGGGTGAAGTCGAATCCGATGAACGCTGGCCCATTCACCGTAAAGCCCCTGCTCTGGAAAACCTGAGTGCGAAGACCGAGTTATTCGAAACCGGGATCAAAGTGGTTGACCTGTTAACTCCGTTTGTCCGTGGTGGTAAAGCGGGTCTGTTCGGTGGTGCCGGTCTTGGCAAAACTGTGATTTTGACCGAGTTGATCGCTCGTATCGCGAGTGCTCACGGTGGTTACTCTGTATTTGCTGGAGTAGGTGAACGAACCCGTGAAGGTAACGACCTCTGGTTAGAAATGCAGGAAACAAAAATTGGTCAAACAGACCGCTCCGTCATCGAGCAAACCTGTATGGTCTTTGGTCAGATGAATGAACCTCCAGGAGCTCGTTTGCGAGTCGCTCTGTCCGCTTTGACAATGGCGGAATGGTTCCGTGACACAACAGGGACAGACACCCTGCTCTTCGTTGATAACATCTTCCGCTTCTCACAGGCAGGAAGTGAAGTGTCTGCACTTTTAGGACGTATGCCGAGTGCTGTGGGATACCAGCCAACTCTGGGAACAGAGCTTGGTGAATTGCAGGAACGAATTACCTCGACGAAAAATGGGGCAATCACCAGTGTGCAGGCCGTTTATGTGCCGGCAGACGACCCAACCGACCCTGCTCCTGCGACCGCATTCTCTCACTTGGATGCCTTCATTTATCTGGAACGTAAGATTTCAGAAAAAGGGATTTATCCAGCCATCGATCCACTGGCATCTTCCAGCCGTATTCTGGATCCACAATATGTGGGTGAACGTCACTACAAAGTGGCTCGTGAAGTACAGCAAACGTTGCAACGGTATCGTGAACTCCAGGATATTATCGCAATTTTGGGTGTTGATGAATTGAGCGAAGAAGACAAACTGATCGTGCATCGTGCACGACGCATTGAACGTTTCTTGTCTCAACCCTTCCTCGTGGCTGAAGTGTTTACTGGTAAAGAAGGTAAAATCACACCGCTGGCCGACACCATTCGCAGCTTCGAAGAGATCTGTGCCGGTAAATGGGACCACTTGCCCGAAGCCGCATTCATGTATGTTGGTTCTGTCGAAGAAGCAGAAGAACAAGCCAAACGGATGGCTGAAGACTAA
- a CDS encoding F0F1 ATP synthase subunit epsilon, giving the protein MAQEFRLLLVTPETTLLDQSIQSLRCTLFDGQIGILPGRMPMVGRLGYGELVFRSNDGAEVSYFVDGGFLQVQGNVISVLTEQAIPVSELNAADAEKLLEEALARPAIGDDQCNARERDQNRARAMLMLSHQK; this is encoded by the coding sequence ATGGCTCAAGAATTTCGCCTCTTATTAGTGACTCCGGAAACGACTCTGTTAGATCAATCGATCCAGAGTCTACGCTGTACTTTATTTGACGGGCAAATTGGGATTCTTCCTGGCCGCATGCCAATGGTAGGACGTTTGGGGTATGGCGAACTTGTCTTCCGCTCTAATGATGGCGCGGAAGTCAGTTATTTTGTCGATGGTGGCTTTCTACAAGTTCAGGGAAATGTGATCTCTGTCTTAACAGAACAGGCAATTCCTGTTAGCGAGCTAAACGCTGCCGATGCAGAAAAACTCCTTGAGGAAGCTTTGGCTCGGCCAGCCATCGGCGATGATCAATGTAATGCCCGTGAGCGTGATCAAAACCGGGCACGGGCCATGCTGATGCTCTCGCACCAAAAATAG